A stretch of Carya illinoinensis cultivar Pawnee chromosome 14, C.illinoinensisPawnee_v1, whole genome shotgun sequence DNA encodes these proteins:
- the LOC122294743 gene encoding 50S ribosomal protein L18, translating into MTVLKRYVLRLFISIKYITANVVDRNNGRIVATASTVEHDIKGSLECGRSCNAKAAAVVGEVLAMRLRVEGLEEGQGRGIHVDVNKEVEKKGFKNRTKIWAIVNALKSNGIKLILDDKDDNARANY; encoded by the coding sequence ATGACGGTTTTAAAGCGGTATGTGCTCCGATTGTTCATATCAATAAAGTACATCACAGCGAATGTCGTGGACAGAAATAATGGACGGATTGTTGCAACAGCATCAACAGTGGAACACGATATCAAGGGATCGCTTGAGTGTGGCCGGTCTTGCAATGCCAAGGCGGCAGCAGTTGTTGGAGAGGTGCTGGCTATGCGACTCAGGGTGGAGGgtcttgaagagggacagggaAGAGGGATTCATGTTGATGTTAACAAAGAAGTAGAAAAGAAAGGCTTTAAAAACCGTACCAAGATATGGGCCATTGTCAATGCTCTTAAAAGCAATGGGATCAAACTTATTCTGGATGATAAAGATGACAATGCCAGGGCAAATTACTGA